Proteins encoded in a region of the Atopobium sp. oral taxon 416 genome:
- a CDS encoding ribbon-helix-helix protein, CopG family, with the protein MTKRDEKILASIGMKMDEVDSIAEACEKGDDGMWDTSKISYGSPVTDEMEQISIRLPKSRINALKRAAKQSGVSRSEFIRRAIDQKLLTT; encoded by the coding sequence ATGACAAAAAGAGACGAAAAGATTCTTGCCAGTATTGGAATGAAAATGGATGAAGTCGATTCTATTGCAGAAGCCTGTGAAAAGGGAGATGACGGAATGTGGGATACTTCGAAAATTTCCTACGGAAGTCCTGTCACAGATGAAATGGAACAGATCAGCATCAGATTGCCTAAATCAAGGATCAATGCTTTGAAGAGAGCAGCAAAACAAAGTGGTGTGTCTCGCTCTGAATTCATTAGGAGGGCAATTGATCAAAAACTCTTAACGACATAA